Genomic window (Maniola jurtina chromosome 8, ilManJurt1.1, whole genome shotgun sequence):
AATTACCTGATTTATGCGAAACAAAAAATGTATGACGCCCATACGAAAATTGAGCAGGATAGGCGATTGTCATACATGTTAAGGGTTTCAGGCACTAAACGATCTAGGCCAGTAGCAAAGCCTAAAACTAAGTCCAGAAATGCTAAGAAATTCTCCGTTAAGTATTACATTCCTGTCAAACAAGGGAAAATGATGCCTGTTTGTGCAAAGTTTTTTCAAAAGTTGTTTAATGTTTCTCAAACCAGAATCAACTCAATTGCAAAGGGTGTTTTTAGTGGTGAAGGAGTTCATGAACGGAGAGGTGGAAATCACAAGGCACATCTGTATGCCCAGAAAAAACAGGCCGTTATTGAATTCATTTCTAAACTTGAGGGTAGTATAAGTCACTATAATCGCCTTAAAAGCAAGCGCATATATTTGCCATCCACGTTGTCAATAAATAAGCTTTACAAAATTTACAACAGTCAAGCCAATGAAAatcttaaagttaaaaaaactttctttgccacaatattttgtacaaaatttaatATTGGCTTCGGAACTCCTGCTGTTGATGTTTGTAGTTATTGTAAAAGGATGGCGTCTGCCATGAGAGCAGAAACTGATACACAAAAGAAAAACAGTTTGATGCACAATTTGGGAGCTCATAAGTTACGTGCCAAGACATTTCATAAGTTACTAAAAGCAGACTATTCTGATAGTGTCAGACTTTGTTTCGATCTTCAACAAATTCATCCTCTTCCTAAACTGAATATTAGTGAAGCTTACTATGCTcggcaaataaacttttatactttttgTATTGTTGACCTGAATATGCAGGATTCACATTTTTTTACGTGGACAGAAACGGAGGCCGGAAAAGGCTCAGTGGAAATATCCTCTGCTATACTATCATATCTACAAACATACAATTTTGCCGAATCCAAGACCAAATTGAGACTGTTCTGTGACGGTTGCGGAGGGCAGAACAAAAACATGCATGTCGTTCATAGTTTATGTTGGTGGCTTTTTACTAAAGCTCCTGTACATATTGAGGAAGTTGTTTTGTTCTACCCTGTAAGAGGGCATTCTTATATGCCTCCAGATCGTGTCTTTGGAGTGGTAGAAAAAGAATTGAAGAAGAGAGAAGAAATCATCACACGAAAAGAATATACACAAGTTTACTCTGAAAAAGGAAAAGTCCATGAATTGGGAAAGGAATGGAATACGCTGGATATAAAAAGTCTATCAGAATTCATGAAAAAGATGGATGGAATCAGAGATGCTAAAaggatttatataaaaaagacaATGGTAAGAAACAAAGCAACAAGGCAACTTAAACCAAGAATAGATGTCAAAATGGAAAATTTCTACAATGCTGATACTGGAAAAGACTATGGTCCAATTATGAAAAGgggttttaaaattgaaaatataccAGAGCCTGCAATcatcaacaataataatttactaaatcaggCAAAGAAAAATGATGTAAACATGTTACTGAAGAAACGTTTTGGAGAGGAATGGCAAGATAATGGGGAGTtagaatattacaaaaaaattataaacagtgATGGTGATGGTGTTACCGATTCAAATCAAGAACAGCAGGAAATGTGTGACTGTTTGGAAGAGGAGGatgaaataagtaaattttaGTTCAGTGTGTAATAGTCTTCACACCCATGTCAAACTGTATTAAATCCCAAATGTGCCACATCAAACAGTATTATTTTATGGTTAATGCATCAATATGTattaaatccaaaaaaatatgtaaaattttattgataattaataataagaagtatgtggatttcagttttatttGCTGATTTGACTTCCAATAAACCCTATTACAATACAAAGTTGTTTGTTTTTGTCCtctcttaaaaatattatggattaTGCTTTTATCTCAAAAGTTACATTAACGGAGTTAAAACACTTTGATCTATTAgttcataattattaaaaaaccggccaagtgcgagtcagactcgcgcaccgagagttccgtactcgagtatttttcgacattttgtacgataaatcaaaaactattatgcatagaaataaataaaattctgttttagaatgtacaggtaaagccctttcatatgatacccaacttggtatagttatcttattttgaaaattgaaacacgttttaattttttttttaatgatgttaccacaaattcgcggttttcagatttattcctgtatttgtgctatgagacctacctacctgcttttcatgattctaggtcaacgggaagtaccctataggtttcttgacagacacgacgaatggacagacggacggacagacagacagacaacaaagtgatcctataagggttccatttttccttttgaggtacggaactctaaaaagaacAAAACTTCAATCAATTATTTTTGATACGCAACGAAATAACGCCAGCAATTTCCAATATAACTATAATGGAAATTACAGGACAGAGGGCGGAGGTAAAGAGGTGAACGTGTCCTCTGCCCAGTGACACATATACCGCTGAGTGCAGACGCGGGTTGGCGAGCAACTAAGTATGACATTACACTCCATCTGGAGCGAATACTCAGACATCGCGACACGCTATCTACACGTTCCGGTTTAACAGTGGCTCCTAAAGTGTTTAACGTATCATATTGTACTCCTCGCATCTGCATATATGTACCACCACTCATAGGGAACTATGAAACATAAGTTGGGAAGCACTGGCTGAGCAAATACATCGCTGAAGCGATTCAAGCGAGCGACGGTCGACAACCACTAAGTGGTTTCATTGTACTCCTCGCGTCTGCACATACACTAGCACTTGACCACTCTTAGATCTGGCACTAAGTATTAGGGGAACTATGAAACATGAGTTGGGAAGCACTGGCTGAGCAAATACATCGCTGAAGCGATTCAAGCGAGCGATGGCCGGATTGGTTTCACAGATGAAAACAAAGCATACCTACAAATTGTGTCATCATTCCTCAtgcgcatggctaaggtttagAATATTATTTCTCTGTGCTCCTCTGTGTACTctgatctgtgtttcctacgaattacaatccgggtatcttagTAAATGGGCatattctaggtaaacgcgtcccatcttgagccacatcatcactttccttcaggtgtgattgtggtcaagcgcttggctgtaatgaatttaaaaaaaaatagaaagcctctcttatcgagagttacattgcagccagtattcttggcaccattccacgcgggcatgacttgtatagtaattagataacgttagttttaagttttattgtaatacgtaatttccattaaaaaaaatgtattttgaacACGTCCAGTCTAAAGCTTCCTCGCTCTACACACGAAGAGATCGCTGAAAGGTAGTCACCGTGTGACTTCCGGAGATAACAGTTCTCGCTCTACACTTGTCTGCGATACCACTATGTGTGTTTATTTGTATGATACTATAATCCATCCATATTATATGTGATATTTATATATGTTGTTGTATCCATACAACATCATACTCGTAACAATAGATCAATGAGTGTACTTAATTGTGTGGTAACAGCCGGCTGGGCTTTCAGTTGCCTACATAATGGTGTTTttctaggattccgtaccttaaaataaaaaacgaaACCCCTAtgggaccactttgttgtctgtctgtctgtccgtctgttaagAAAATCTTTAGgatgcttcccgttgacctagggttatgaaatttggcaggaaggtgattcttatagcacaagtaaagggaattGATCCgaaaacatacatacatcacagacaaaaaaaattaaatgtgtttcaattttctaagtaagataactaactacctataccAAGTAGGATATCATaaatgaaagggatttacttgtacattctaaaacagatctttatttatttttgtacataataatagttcttgatttatcgtgcaaaatgtcggaaaacacacccgagtacgaaaccctcggtgcgcgagtctgactcgcacttggccggttttttgaactGGGTGCCCTActcattaccacttcagcttcgcaacccgttgagctatgtcctcatttctgatttgatcacataagAACCTCCGAGCAACGATATTTATAATAGCTTAAATTTACATCCATCCACATAATATGTGGAGCTGTTTAAGCTCATTACAAGCTGTACATGCTAACTGGAGCGCATTCTTATCAAGTAAGCTCGGATTAGCTTGAACGCGAGCTGCAAACGGATCAGGCGTTAACTGTGCCAAAACTGATGTTAAGGGGGAGCTGTTCAGTAGAtataatttttacaatattactaTGTACTATGTTTGTCGGTAACATCTATCACCTCAACCCATCACTGCATGGCTTactaccagagtgaactagagtgaggaaactctcggtttgatcctgaaccgacgatatgtcaaattaatattaggctatggtgacgtaaaattaaagaaaattaaggCTTCTTTTGGGCTACTAGTGGAacgtctcgggttcgattcttTTGGTTCTTGAATTGTAactttatgatttctaaatgtctggtctggtttggtgtgaggcttcggccgtggctagttaccaacctactGGCAAAaccatgccgccaagcgttttagcgttccggtacgatgccgcgtagaaaccaaagggatatgggtttaataaaaaactggccaagtgcgagtcaaacttgcgcaccgagggttccatactcgagtattttttccgacattttgcacgataaatcaaaaactatttttcataaatttttatgtacctaagtaaatgtattttaataaaaagactgttttagaatgtacagttaagccttttcataatataataccacacttggtatagttttcttacaatgaaaatattaattattattatttgttcatgaaatatttacaaaataattgtgatgtaaccacaaattcacggttttcggatttttccctttacttggtGCGCCATAAGACCTAGGTacagctacctgccaaattttattattctatacctataggttttcttgacagacaggacagacagacagacaacaaggtgatcctacaagggttccgtttattttttgaggtacggaaccctaaaaactcttTCTATTGAGATTAATAGAAAAGTTACAAGTGTGAGTCACAACCCTCTGCTTCAGGAATACCATGCAGAGAGCCTATTTCAAGTTTAAGTTAAAGCTGAGCCTTAATCAGACACACTGGTACAAAATTACCGTTTCTGCTGTGAGCTGCATCCTAAGTTGTTACTTTGTTCCTCAGCGATCGTGAGACGAGATTACACAGTGCTGATCGCATCGCGTTCAAATGCTAACTTCTGATATTATCCTCTTTGCACAGTGGTGTAAAGGCTCTTcttgaaatccaaaattcaatagcctcgatagctcaacggttgtgGAGCGAACTGaataccgaaaggtcggcggttcaaccccacccgttgcactattgtcgtacccactcctggcacaagttttacgcttaattggaggggaaaagggagtattagtcatgattagcatggctaatattctttttttttttttgaaatggtcctaattcaattttttcaagTATTTTACCACtggatagcccagtggttaaggcGTCGGATTTGGGAGGTTGGGGATTCAataccgggcacgcacttctaactttccagagttatgtgtgtttcaAGAAATTCAAGGAAGTATATCTATATCGCTTGCTAAAGCGGTAAAGGATAACTTCAcgaggaaacctacatacctacgagttctccataaggtgtgtgaagtctgccaatctgtaaTACCATCTCAGCGTGATGGACTGTGGCTGAAAACGTTTTCAGTCTGAGAGCACAcggtgctcaatagtgggccggcgcCGCGATAGTTCGGCGGCATGTTCTCACGAGTCATCGCTCATCAATCACATTACTGAATGTATTAGCCACTGTGAAGTGGCACCAACAATGCAGACATGACAGtgcaaattattaaaaaagcaATCCCGTCCGTTGTCGGTCGCTTTGGGGCGGTAGCGGACGAGCGTGACAACCCCGTCCGTGTCGATTATGTCGGCCTGTTTGATTTTATAGGGCTGCCAACGcaccaaattaaaataaaaaagtcaattgttctttattaaaatttttaccgtttagtaattattatttgtgtttGACTTGCCTCCTTATCCTGAAATTGATGTGATCAtcacattaatttatttatttattgtatgctATATGCTATGTATTATGGCTTTGTCCACTTTCTGGATAGCTATTATACCAATTGATCGCGATCGACTTGCAGCTATCATTTGAGGAATTTCGTCCCCTATTTCTGAAACTGTTCATCAtatcttcaccaaacttacatggTTTACAAATTACATTGGTAGCACTAATTCgacagtaggtactaggtacaatctttgtaaagaaaaaagaattgtgAAAATCGTTTCAAACTTGACGGAGTTATgaagtaaaatcgataaaaagattgatcccgtatcccgaagaatccctaattcgggataaaaactaccctCAATCCGCAGTATCGGAGTACAAAATTTCgtttaaatccgttcagtaattTTCGCATGATTCGCGtactgatagacagacaaaaattccaaaaaaataattgtttttgggTCTATATcgataacaatttttttcttcgattaaaattttcaaaatatattgaatgaacagaaatcgtccagttacagtttgattaaagtttttttagaaGTTTAGTAGAGTATCGAAGATGAAACGGCAAGT
Coding sequences:
- the LOC123867341 gene encoding uncharacterized protein LOC123867341 gives rise to the protein MEESIFVGEHSDGSRKRPRNKNLRARRKEARYRDSDPALLAFNPPCTHTTKRYSCCLISMNYLIYAKQKMYDAHTKIEQDRRLSYMLRVSGTKRSRPVAKPKTKSRNAKKFSVKYYIPVKQGKMMPVCAKFFQKLFNVSQTRINSIAKGVFSGEGVHERRGGNHKAHLYAQKKQAVIEFISKLEGSISHYNRLKSKRIYLPSTLSINKLYKIYNSQANENLKVKKTFFATIFCTKFNIGFGTPAVDVCSYCKRMASAMRAETDTQKKNSLMHNLGAHKLRAKTFHKLLKADYSDSVRLCFDLQQIHPLPKLNISEAYYARQINFYTFCIVDLNMQDSHFFTWTETEAGKGSVEISSAILSYLQTYNFAESKTKLRLFCDGCGGQNKNMHVVHSLCWWLFTKAPVHIEEVVLFYPVRGHSYMPPDRVFGVVEKELKKREEIITRKEYTQVYSEKGKVHELGKEWNTLDIKSLSEFMKKMDGIRDAKRIYIKKTMVRNKATRQLKPRIDVKMENFYNADTGKDYGPIMKRGFKIENIPEPAIINNNNLLNQAKKNDVNMLLKKRFGEEWQDNGELEYYKKIINSDGDGVTDSNQEQQEMCDCLEEEDEISKF